From one Catellatospora sp. IY07-71 genomic stretch:
- a CDS encoding DUF1501 domain-containing protein: MDTTTRRRFLIASGVVGGGALAAGAATLSLTDLFDTAGERPEGAKTLVVITLYGGNDGLNTVIPYADRAYQDARPELAYDGGEVLRLDDTTGLNPGLKGLHGLFGTKRLAIVRGVGYPKPDRSHFRSMDIWQTASPERPGNTGWIGRWLDGAGADPRLAVSFEKVLPPLLAGQNCAGAVIGAADAKLPKAVTAEVLAGLAAPAAGEPPLQARAAACFGDLARVREMAQQVKDAADEEDGAGGGDDTPAATGTGGLAGLQAQLDLVAQCIEAGVSTRVFSVSLGGFDTHADERNLQETLLSYLDRGVTAFYQRINGHPAGKDVVVLIYSEFGRRVRANASDGTDHGTASNVFLLGESVPGGLYGEQPSLTDLDDGDLKFTTDFRDVYATVLDRVLQDDPGRALGGWQGSLSWW, from the coding sequence ATGGACACCACGACCCGGCGCAGGTTCCTGATCGCCAGCGGGGTGGTCGGCGGCGGCGCGCTGGCGGCGGGCGCCGCCACGCTGAGCCTGACCGACCTGTTCGACACCGCCGGCGAGCGGCCCGAGGGCGCGAAGACCCTGGTCGTGATCACGCTGTACGGCGGCAACGACGGCCTCAACACCGTGATCCCGTACGCCGACCGGGCGTACCAGGACGCGCGGCCGGAGCTGGCGTACGACGGCGGCGAGGTGCTCCGCCTCGACGACACCACCGGCCTGAATCCGGGCCTGAAGGGCCTGCACGGGCTGTTCGGCACGAAGCGGCTGGCGATCGTGCGCGGCGTCGGCTACCCGAAGCCCGACCGCAGCCACTTCCGCTCCATGGACATCTGGCAGACCGCCTCCCCCGAGCGGCCCGGCAACACCGGCTGGATCGGCCGCTGGCTCGACGGCGCGGGCGCCGACCCCCGGCTGGCCGTGTCGTTCGAGAAGGTGCTGCCGCCGCTGCTCGCCGGGCAGAACTGCGCCGGGGCGGTGATCGGCGCGGCCGACGCGAAGCTGCCGAAGGCGGTCACCGCCGAGGTGCTCGCCGGGCTCGCCGCGCCCGCTGCCGGGGAGCCGCCGCTGCAGGCCCGCGCCGCGGCGTGCTTCGGGGACCTGGCCCGCGTACGCGAGATGGCACAGCAGGTGAAGGACGCCGCCGACGAGGAGGACGGCGCCGGCGGGGGCGACGACACCCCGGCCGCGACCGGCACCGGCGGCCTGGCCGGGCTCCAGGCGCAGCTCGACCTGGTGGCACAGTGCATCGAGGCGGGCGTGTCGACGCGGGTCTTCTCCGTGTCGCTGGGCGGCTTCGACACGCACGCCGACGAGCGCAACCTGCAGGAGACGCTGCTGTCGTACCTGGACCGGGGCGTCACCGCGTTCTACCAGCGGATCAACGGGCACCCGGCGGGCAAGGACGTGGTGGTGCTGATCTACTCCGAGTTCGGGCGGCGGGTGCGGGCCAACGCCTCCGACGGCACCGACCACGGCACCGCGTCCAACGTCTTCCTGCTGGGCGAGTCCGTGCCCGGTGGCCTGTACGGCGAGCAGCCCAGCCTGACCGATCTCGACGACGGCGACCTCAAGTTCACGACCGACTTCCGCGACGTGTACGCCACCGTCCTGGACCGCGTCCTGCAGGACGATCCGGGCCGTGCCCTCGGCGGCTGGCAGGGCAGCCTGTCCTGGTGGTGA
- a CDS encoding DUF1800 family protein, whose product MGEREKVAHLLRRATFGPTADEVDRAERDGYAATVERLLRPGGTDAGAARTPEPELGADPYQSLAKGASREQRQKARQARKAQVQELTHWWVDRMIAAEHQFGEKLVFFWHGHWATSVQKVNSAHLMLAQQQVFRREGRGDFGGLVRAMLRDAALIHWLDGQRNTRKAPNENLARELMELFTLGIGAYTEADVKAAARALTGWTVNRDSGRAVFQPARHDKTEKTVLGRTGPLDADGLAAILLDQPAAGTFLPARLWFRFASGEPMPDAVRDRLSAAFAGRDVSALLRALFTDEAFGATGGQLVKQPVEWLVGAVRQLGAAGTAAGQKQRKQVYQGLNRLDQVPFRPPSVGGWPAGTAWLNTFSTQTKVQLAQALAAAASPAFTERLSAAPAAGRPEALARLLVVDAWTDRTRAVLAEAAKDVRRLTVLGLISPEYTVH is encoded by the coding sequence ATGGGCGAACGCGAAAAGGTCGCGCACCTGCTGCGGCGGGCGACGTTCGGGCCGACCGCCGACGAGGTGGACCGGGCCGAGCGCGACGGGTACGCGGCGACCGTCGAGCGGTTGCTGCGGCCGGGCGGGACCGACGCGGGGGCGGCGCGCACGCCCGAGCCGGAGCTGGGCGCGGATCCGTATCAGAGCCTGGCCAAGGGTGCCTCGCGGGAGCAGCGGCAGAAGGCCCGGCAGGCGCGTAAGGCGCAGGTGCAGGAGCTGACCCACTGGTGGGTGGACCGCATGATCGCGGCCGAGCACCAGTTCGGCGAGAAGCTGGTGTTCTTCTGGCACGGGCACTGGGCCACCAGCGTGCAGAAGGTCAACTCGGCGCACCTGATGCTGGCCCAGCAGCAGGTGTTCCGGCGCGAGGGGCGCGGTGACTTCGGCGGCCTGGTGCGGGCCATGCTGCGCGATGCGGCGCTGATCCACTGGCTGGACGGGCAGCGCAACACCCGCAAGGCGCCCAACGAGAACCTGGCCCGCGAGCTGATGGAGCTGTTCACGCTGGGCATCGGCGCGTACACCGAGGCCGACGTGAAAGCGGCCGCTCGGGCGCTGACCGGCTGGACGGTGAACCGGGACAGCGGCAGGGCCGTGTTCCAGCCCGCGCGGCACGACAAGACGGAGAAGACGGTGCTCGGGCGCACCGGCCCGCTGGACGCCGACGGCCTGGCCGCGATCCTGCTGGACCAGCCCGCGGCGGGCACGTTCCTGCCCGCGCGGCTGTGGTTCCGGTTCGCCTCCGGCGAGCCCATGCCCGACGCGGTACGCGACCGGCTGTCCGCCGCGTTCGCCGGGCGTGACGTGTCCGCGCTGCTGCGGGCGCTGTTCACCGACGAGGCGTTCGGCGCGACCGGCGGGCAGCTGGTCAAGCAGCCGGTCGAGTGGCTGGTGGGCGCGGTGCGCCAGCTCGGCGCGGCCGGCACCGCGGCCGGGCAGAAGCAGCGCAAGCAGGTCTACCAGGGGCTCAACCGGCTCGACCAGGTGCCGTTCCGGCCGCCGAGCGTGGGCGGGTGGCCGGCGGGCACCGCGTGGCTCAACACGTTCAGCACGCAGACGAAGGTGCAGCTGGCGCAGGCGCTGGCCGCCGCGGCGAGCCCCGCGTTCACCGAGCGGCTGTCCGCCGCGCCCGCCGCCGGGCGGCCGGAGGCGCTGGCCCGGCTGCTGGTGGTGGACGCGTGGACCGACCGCACCCGCGCGGTGCTGGCCGAAGCCGCGAAGGACGTACGCAGGCTGACCGTGCTGGGGCTGATCAGCCCCGAGTACACCGTCCACTGA
- a CDS encoding ABC transporter permease, whose product MTAYALRDSTTMLRRYLLRARRYPLIGFLVGIPVIMLLLFVYVFGGTLGDGIAAGGGRAAYADYVTPGILLLAIASIAQLTAIGVAQDMTEGIINRFRTMAIFRPSVLTGHVVGNLVQMLLALAVVIGVALLVGFRPNATPVEWLAATGMLTLVSLAVIWFGVACGLTARTVESASNLPMPLILLPFLGSGFVPTDSMPAGVSWAAEYQPFTPVMETIRGLLLGTGIGDSAWLATAWCAALTVLCFFWARSRYNREAAH is encoded by the coding sequence ATGACCGCCTACGCCCTGCGCGACTCCACCACCATGCTGCGGCGCTACCTGCTGCGCGCCCGCCGCTACCCGCTGATCGGCTTCCTGGTCGGCATCCCGGTGATCATGCTGCTGCTGTTCGTGTACGTGTTCGGCGGCACGCTGGGCGACGGCATCGCCGCGGGCGGCGGGCGGGCCGCGTACGCCGACTACGTCACGCCCGGCATCCTGCTGCTGGCCATCGCGAGCATCGCGCAGCTCACCGCGATCGGGGTGGCGCAGGACATGACCGAGGGCATCATCAACCGGTTCCGCACCATGGCCATCTTCCGGCCCTCGGTGCTGACCGGCCACGTCGTCGGCAACCTGGTGCAGATGCTGCTCGCCCTGGCCGTCGTGATCGGCGTCGCGCTGCTCGTCGGCTTCCGCCCGAACGCCACGCCGGTCGAGTGGCTGGCCGCCACCGGGATGCTGACCCTGGTCTCGCTCGCCGTGATCTGGTTCGGCGTGGCCTGCGGCCTGACCGCGCGCACCGTCGAGTCGGCCAGCAACCTGCCCATGCCGCTGATCCTGCTCCCGTTCCTGGGCAGCGGATTCGTCCCCACCGACTCGATGCCCGCCGGAGTGAGCTGGGCCGCCGAGTACCAGCCCTTCACCCCGGTCATGGAGACCATCCGCGGCCTGCTCCTGGGCACCGGCATCGGCGACAGCGCCTGGCTCGCCACCGCCTGGTGCGCGGCCCTCACCGTCCTCTGCTTCTTCTGGGCCCGCTCCCGCTACAACCGCGAGGCGGCCCACTGA
- a CDS encoding ATP-binding cassette domain-containing protein translates to MPTPAIEVRGLRKAYGAKTVLTGLDLTVPAGTVYALLGPNGAGKTTTVHILSTLLRPDAGQLRVAGHDPAADPDAVRAAIGLTGQFSAVDSYLTARENLALMADLNHLGKREGRRRVADLLGRFDLTEAADKPVATYSGGMRRRLDLAMTLVGDPRVVFLDEPTTGLDPRSRRTMWDSIRALVAGGVTILLTTQYLAEADQLADRVALLDHGRIIAEGTPAELKRLIPGGHIRLRFAALAELETAARALGPVTRDDEALTLQVPSDGGVRSLREVLDRLDGAAVEVAELTVHTPDLDDVFLTLTGRPDAAALDGATPR, encoded by the coding sequence ATGCCCACCCCCGCCATCGAGGTGCGCGGCCTGCGTAAGGCGTACGGCGCCAAGACCGTGCTGACCGGCCTCGACCTGACCGTGCCCGCGGGCACCGTCTACGCCCTGCTCGGCCCGAACGGCGCGGGCAAGACCACCACCGTGCACATCCTGTCCACCCTGCTGCGCCCCGACGCGGGGCAGCTGCGGGTGGCCGGGCACGACCCGGCGGCCGACCCCGACGCGGTGCGCGCCGCGATCGGCCTCACCGGCCAGTTCTCCGCGGTGGACAGCTACCTCACCGCCCGGGAGAACCTGGCGCTCATGGCCGACCTGAACCACCTGGGCAAGCGGGAGGGCCGCCGCCGGGTCGCGGACCTGCTGGGCCGGTTCGACCTCACCGAGGCGGCCGACAAGCCGGTGGCGACCTACTCCGGCGGCATGCGCCGGCGGCTCGACCTGGCGATGACCCTGGTCGGCGACCCGCGCGTGGTGTTCCTCGACGAGCCGACCACCGGCCTGGACCCGCGCAGCCGCCGCACCATGTGGGACAGCATCCGCGCGCTGGTCGCGGGCGGCGTCACCATCCTGCTCACCACGCAGTACCTGGCGGAGGCCGACCAGCTCGCCGACCGGGTGGCGCTGCTCGACCACGGCCGCATCATCGCCGAGGGCACCCCTGCGGAGCTGAAGCGGCTCATCCCGGGCGGGCACATCCGGCTGCGCTTCGCCGCACTCGCCGAGCTGGAGACCGCCGCCCGCGCGCTCGGCCCGGTCACCCGCGACGACGAGGCGCTCACCCTCCAGGTGCCCAGCGACGGCGGGGTGCGCTCGCTGCGCGAGGTGCTGGACCGGCTCGACGGCGCGGCCGTCGAGGTCGCCGAGCTGACCGTGCACACCCCCGACCTGGACGACGTCTTCCTCACCCTCACCGGCCGCCCCGACGCCGCCGCCCTGGACGGAGCAACCCCCCGATGA
- a CDS encoding DUF4097 family beta strand repeat-containing protein: protein MPVFDTPQPVAVTLSLLAADVRITAGERTDTVVEVRPANNSAKAAKAAEETRVEYADGRLLIRTPKHLNSMWGRPGSIEVDIALPAGSSVDGDAGIGELTAEGPLGQCRYQSGYGRIRFDETGPLRAETGAGDISAEHVLGDATVSTGTGRIRLGRVGGDAVVKSSNGESVLGEVTGLARINGASGSITVERALGGVTAQTAHGDIRVGSAVRGSVSLVTAAGRLEIGIPHGTAAWLDLRTSGAIRNSLDSAPGPAEADERVEVRARTHWGDITIHRS from the coding sequence ATGCCCGTTTTCGACACCCCCCAGCCCGTCGCCGTGACGCTGAGCCTGCTCGCCGCCGACGTGCGCATCACCGCCGGCGAGCGCACCGACACCGTGGTCGAGGTGCGCCCGGCCAACAACAGCGCCAAGGCGGCCAAGGCAGCCGAGGAGACCCGCGTCGAGTACGCCGACGGCCGGCTGCTGATCCGCACCCCCAAGCACCTCAACTCCATGTGGGGCCGCCCCGGCTCCATCGAGGTGGACATCGCGCTGCCGGCCGGCTCGTCGGTGGACGGCGACGCCGGGATCGGCGAGCTGACCGCCGAGGGCCCGCTCGGGCAGTGCCGCTACCAGAGCGGATACGGCCGGATCCGGTTCGACGAGACCGGCCCGCTGCGCGCGGAGACCGGCGCGGGCGACATCAGCGCCGAGCACGTGCTCGGCGACGCCACGGTGTCCACCGGCACCGGGCGGATCCGGCTCGGGCGCGTCGGCGGCGACGCCGTGGTCAAGAGCTCCAACGGCGAGAGCGTGCTCGGTGAGGTCACCGGCCTGGCCCGGATCAACGGCGCGAGCGGCTCCATCACCGTGGAGCGGGCGCTGGGCGGGGTCACCGCGCAGACCGCCCACGGCGACATCCGCGTCGGATCCGCCGTACGCGGCTCGGTGTCGCTGGTGACCGCCGCGGGCCGCCTGGAGATCGGCATCCCGCACGGCACCGCCGCCTGGCTCGACCTGCGCACCTCCGGCGCCATCCGCAACTCGCTGGACAGCGCGCCGGGGCCCGCCGAGGCCGACGAGCGGGTCGAGGTGCGGGCCCGCACCCACTGGGGCGACATCACCATCCACCGATCCTGA